The window GGGCGGCGGAGACCGTGGGCTGTTGCCGTTGCGGCCGGGCGGCCCGTGTTCGGTGACAGACTCAGGCCCTCACCGACGAGAGCGAGCGGCTGCGTGCCGCCCTCCGCGAAGCCGACCGGCGTCTGGCGACCAACCGCACCCGACTCGCCGGAGGCATGGCATGATCCCGGACCGAACCACCCCGAACGCCCGACTGCTGCGCCGCGCCCTCGCCCTCTACCCCGACTCCTACGGCGCCCACGAGCTGGCCGAACTCACCGACCACGCCGAACGCCACGTGCGCACCGCAGGCCCGCTGGCCGGCCTGCGGGAGGTTGCCGACGTGGCCGGACACGGAGCCCGGGTCCGCCTCGGCCTGGTCTCCCACCGGCCGATGGGCCGGGCACTGGCCACCGCGGCCCCGCTCGCCGCCGTCCTGGCCGGCACCTACGCGGCCTGGGACCTCTGGTACACCCTCCAGATGGCCATCGACCACGGTTTCGACCAGTTGGGACCGTCCGGCACCCGGGCGGTCGCCGTCAGGGCGATGGCCCTCGCCCCGGCGACGCTGATGGCGATCGCGGTGCTGGCCGGACGCTGGACGACGGCGAGGATCCTGGCCCTGGTCACGGTTCTGGCCACGCCGTTGCTCGCAGCCCTCCACCGACCGGAAGCAGGCGCTGGTCTCCCGGGTCGTCCAAGCCCAGCGGTACTGATCCCGGTACTGATCCGCCGCCCGGAGCCGCCCGGTCGCGGCCGACCGGCCGCACCGCACTGCACCGCCGGCCGATGCGGAACGGTGGACGGGGGGATTTTGACATCCTGCTGAAAGTCATACAGTCTTTTCGGCATGACTGACCGCCACCCGATCGACTGCGCCGCCATTGAGCTGGCGCTGATCGGCGTGGCCGCGCACTGCGTTTCCGACAATTTCTGTCGCTGAATCCGCCTGTCCCGACGCGTTGCGGTGATCGCCGCCTCGGGAGTCGCCCCCTCCTGCGGGCGCTGTGCTGCGCACTCTTCCCCAAAGCCTCACTGTCGCCCGCCTTCCTCCGTGTACAAATCGGTAGCGAAAGGCCCCCCTTTCCGATGTCTCGAACCACCTTCACCCCTCGCCGCCTCGCCGCGGCGACCGTCACCGTCGCGCTGGTCGTCGGACTGGCGGCGTGCGGCCCGAAGGCCGACGGCGGTGGTAGCGCCGGCAAGGACGCCGCGCCGCAGCAGGGCGGCACCCTCACCGTCCTCAACCAGAACCCGCAGGACCAGTTCGACCCCGCACGGCTCTACACCTCCGGCGGCGGCCACGTCCCCTCGCTGGTCTTCCGCACCCTCACCACCCGCAACCGGGTCGATGGCGCGGCCGGCACCGAGGTGGTCCCGGACCTCGCCACCGACATCGGCACCTCGTCGGAGGGTGCGACGGTGTGGACTTACCACCTCAAGGACGGCCTCAAGTTCGAGGACGGATCGCCGATCACCACCGCCGACATCAAGTACGGCATCGAAAGGTCATTCGCACCCGAACTCTCTGGCGGCGCACCGTACCTGAGGGACTGGCTAGTCGGTGCCGCAGACTACCAGGGCCCGTACAAGGACGGCCGCACGCTGGACGCCATCGAGACGCCGGACGAGAAGACCATCGTCTTCCACCTCAACAAGCCCGAGGGCGACTTCCCGTACCTGGCGACCCAGACGCAGTTCGCCCCCGTCCCGAAGGCCAAGGACACCGGGACGAAATACCAGGACCACCCGGTCTCCTCCGGCCCCTACCAGGTCGTCAAGAACGAGAACGACGGCGCGCACCTCGTCCTCACGCGCAACCCCAACTGGTCCGCGGCGACGGACGACCAGCGCAAGGCGTACCCGGACACCGTCGACGTGCAGTCCGGGCTCGACCCGGCGGTGATCAACCAGCGGCTCTCCGCCGGCACCGGCGCCGACGCGGCCGCCGTCACCACCGACACCAACCTCGGCCCCTCCGAACTCGCCCAGGTGAAGGACGACAAGGCCCTCGCCGCCCGCGTCGGCACCGGTCGCTTCGGCTACGTCAACTACCTGGCGTTCAACCCCAAGGTGAAGCCCTTCGACAACCCGAAGGTCCGGCAGGCCGTCGCCTACGCGATCAACCGCACCTCGGTCGTCAACGCCGCCGGCGGCTCCTCGCTCGCCGAGGCCGCCACCACCTACCTGCCCAACCAGGAGACCTTCGGGTACACCCCGTACGACCCGTTCCCGGCCGGTGTCACCGGAAACCCGGAGAAGGCCAAGGAACTGCTGAAGGAGGCCGGCTACCCGGACGGCCTGACCATCACGCTCACCCACTCCAGCGCCACGGGCAAGGGCGACGGCCCGGACCTGGCCACCGCCGTCCAGGACGGGCTGAAGGCGGCCGGGATCACCGTCCAGCTCGACGCCCTGGACTCCACCAGGTACTCCAAGACGATCCACACCGTCGGTACCGAGCCCGGTCTCTTCCTCTCCGGCTGGGGCGCCGACTGGCCGTCCGGCGGTCCGTTCCTGGCGCCGATCTTCGACGGCCGTCAGATCGTCACCGACGGCTACAACTTCAACTCGGCGCAGCTGGACGACCCGTCAGTGAACGACGAGATCGACCAGATCAACAAGATCACCGACCACGCCGAGGCCGCCAAGCGCTGGGGCGCCCTGGACAAGCGGATCGCCGACCAGGCGCTCACCGTCCCGCTGTACCACCCCGTCTACAAGCGGCTGTCCGGCAAGGACGTCCGCAACATCGTCATCAGCGACTGGACCGGCGTGCTCGACATCTCCCAGGTCGCGGTCAAGTAGCGGACGGTATCGAACGGAATCGAACGGATCGGTTCGGACAACCATGGCACCACACGAACCCAGAGCCGGGGAGGCCCCCGCGGCCTCCCCGGCCACCGGGGGGCGGCAGGTGTGGCGGCGGCTGCTCGCGCGGCGCGCCGTCCTCGCGGCCGGCCTCGTCATCGTCCTGCTCGTCCTGATCGCGGCGGCGGCACCGCTGCTCGCCGCGATCGAGGGCCAGGACCCCACCAGTTACCACAACGACCTGCTCGACTCGGCGGCCGGCGGGGTGCCCACCGGCTCCTTCGGCGGCGTCGGCGCCGAGCACTGGCTCGGCGTCGAACCGGGCACCGGGCGGGACGTCTTCGCCCGGCTGGTCCACGGTGCCCGGATCTCGCTGCTCGTCGCCGTCGGGGCCACCCTCGTCCAGGTCGCGATCGGTGTCCTGCTCGGGCTCGCTGCGGGCCTCGGCAGCCGGCTGCTCGACCAGCTGATCGGCAACACCACCGAGGTGATGCTCGCGCTGCCCACGCTGGTCTTCGCCATCTCGCTGATGGCGATCGTGCCCTCCTCCTTCCCCCGCCCGCTCCTGCTGACCATGGTCATCGGGCTGCTGGGCTGGTCCGGCACCGCACGGATCGTCCGGGCGCAGACGCTCAGCCTGCGGCAGCTCGACTACGTGGCCGCGGCCCGGCTGGCCGGTGCCACCCGGTGGCGGATCGCCCGCCGGGAGCTGCTGCCGTCCCTGGCCGCGCCGGTCATCACCTACGCGGCGGTCCTGCTGCCGTCCAACGTGATCGCCGAGGCCGGGCTGTCCTTCCTCGGGGTGGGAGTCAAGCCGCCGACTTCGTCGTGGGGCCAGATGCTCTCCGGCGCGACCACCTGGTTCCGCGCGGACCCGATGTACGTGCTGCTCCCGTCCGCGCTGCTGTTCGCCACCGTGCTCGCGTTCACCGTGTTCGGCGACGCCGTCCGTACCGAGCTCGACCCCCGGGCGGCCTCCCGGCTGCGGGTCGGGACGGTGCGTGGCAGCGCAGGGCCGGCGGCGGAGGGGTCCGCTTCGAGCGCCGGCACTTCGAGCGTCGCAGAGGAGGCCACCGCATGACCCGCTTCCTGCTCCGCAAGGCCGTCGGCATGGTCGGCGTCCTGTTCGCCCTCTCGCTGATCGTCTACGCGGTGTTCTACATCGCCCCCGGCGATCCCGCCCAGCTGGCCTGCGGCGAGAAGTGCAGCCCCGCCCAGGTCCTCCAGGTGCGCGAACGGCTGGGCCTCGACGCGCCCGTCCACCTGCAGTACGCCCACTTCCTCCAGGGCGTCGTGGCCGGCCGCGACTTCAGCGCCGGGACGGGCGTGCTGCACTGCCCGGCGCCCTGCCTGGGCGTCTCCTACCGCAGCGGCGAGCAGGTCACCGACATGATCACCGCCCGGCTCCCGGTGACGGCCTCGCTGGCGCTCGGCGCGATGGTGCTCTGGCTGGTCCTCGGGGTCGGCGCCGGCCTGCTCTCCGCGCTGCGCCGGGGCCGGCTCAGCGAGCGCCTGCTGACCGGGCTGACGCTGGCCGGCACCTCCGTGCCGGTGTTCGTCATCGGCCTGGTGCTGCTCATCGTCCTGTGCGCCCAACTGCAGTGGCTGCCGTTCCCGAGCTACGTGCCGCTCACCGAGGACCCGCAGCAGTGGTTCTGGGGCCTGCTGCTGCCCTGGGTCTCGCTCGCGCTCATCGAGTCCGCCAAGTACGCGCGGCTGACCCGCTCCTCCATGCTGGAGACCCTCGCCGACGACCACATCCGGACCTTCCGGGCGTACGGCGTCAGCGAACGGCGCCTGGTGACCAGGCACGCGCTGCGCGGCGCGCTCACCCCGGTGATCGCGCTCACCGCCATCGACCTCGGGACGCTGTTCGGGTCTGCCGTGCTGACCGAGTCGCTCTTCGGCCTCCCGGGGCTGGGCAAGCTGCTGGTCACCTCGGTCGGCCTGATCGACCTGCCGACCGTCGTGGGCCTCACCCTTGTCACCGGCTTCTCCGTGGTCCTCGCCAACGTCATCGCGGACGTGCTCTACGCGGTGACCGACCGAAGGGTGGTCCTGACGTGAGCGCCGCATCCCTGGTCGACGTCCGGGACCTGGTCGTCGACTTCCCGGTCGGAACCGGCCACGTCCGCGCCGTCGACGGCGTGGGCTTCACCCTGGAGGCTGGGCAGGCGCTCGGCATCGTCGGCGAGTCCGGCTCCGGCAAGAGCACCGTCGCCTACGGACTGCTCGGCCTGCACCGCGGGACCGGCGCCCGGATCGGCGGCTCGGTCCGGGTCGCCGGCGTGGACGCCGTCACCGCCGAGGGCGACGAACTCCGGCGTCTGCGCGGCGGGTTGGCGGCGATGGTGTTCCAGGACCCGCTCTCCGCCCTCGACCCGTACTACGCGGTGGGGGACCAGATCGCCGAGGTCGTCCGGGTGCACCGGGACATCTCCCGCCGGGACGCCAGGGCCCGGGCCGTCGAGGTGCTCGACCGCGTCGGCATCGCCGACGCCGCCCGGCGCTCACGGTCGCGTCCGCACGAGTTCAGCGGCGGCATGCGCCAGCGGGTGCTGATCGCGATGGCCCTGGCCTGCGAGCCGCGGCTGCTGGTCGCCGACGAGCCGACGACCGCGCTGGACGTCACCGTCCAGGCCCAGATCCTCGACCTGCTGCACGAGCTGCGCGCCGAGACCGGGGCCGGGCTGGTCCTGGTCACCCACGACCTGGGCGTGGTCGCCGGGAGCGTCGACCGGGTGCTGGTGATGAAGGACGGCCGGGCGGTGGAGCACGGCCCGGTCGCCGAGGTGCTGGGCGCTCCGCGCGAGCCGTACACCCGGGCGCTGCTGTCGGCGGTGCCCCGGGTCGACGCCCCGGAGGCTTCGGGCGCCCCTGCCGCGCCTGCCGAGCCGGCCGGGGACGAGGTCCTGCTCGAAGCCGTCGAGCTGCGTCGCGAGTTCGCCACCCGCGGTGGCCCCGTCCGGCACGGCGCCCCCGTGGCCGCCGTGGACGGCGTCTCGCTCACCGTCCGCGCCGGCGAGACACTGGGCATCGTCGGCGAGTCCGGCTCCGGGAAGACCACGCTCGGGCGGATGCTCGTCCGGCTGCTGGAGCCGACCGGCGGCCGGCTCCACTACCGCGGCCGGGACATCGGCGCGCTCGGGGAGAAGGACCTGCGCCCGCTCCGGCGGGAGCTGCAGATGGTCTTCCAGGACCCGGTGTCCTCGCTCAACCCGCGCCGCACAATCGGCGAGTCCGTCGCCGACCCGCTGCGGATCGCCGGCGAGAGCGACGAGCGCCGCATCCGCGCGCGGGTCGGCGACCTCCTCGAACGCGTGGGGCTCGACGCCGACTGGTACCACCGCTATCCGCACGAGTTCTCCGGCGGGCAGCGGCAGCGGGTCGGCATCGCCCGGGCGCTGGCCCCCCGGCCGCGCCTGATCGTCTGCGACGAACCGGTCTCCGCGCTGGACGTCACCACGCAGGCCCAGGTGGTCGAGCTGCTGGGCGAGTTGCAGCGCGACCTCGGCCTCGCGCTGGTCTTCATCGCCCATGACCTCGCCGTGGTCCGCCAGGTCAGCGACCGGGTCGCGGTGATGCGGGCCGGGCGGATCGTGGAACAGGGCGACGCCGACGCCGTGTACGACGCCCCCCAGCACGCCTACACCAAGGGCCTGCTGGCCGCCGTGCCGGTGCTGGACCCGGTCGAGGCGACCGCCCGGCGCCACGCCCGCCTCGCCGCCGCCGGGGTCTGACCGGCCCGACCGGCCCCCGGCAGCGGCTGGCTCTTGACCCCCGGCTCCCGGCTCCCGGTCCTACGGCTGGGAGCCGGGAGCCGACCGCACGTCAGGGCCCGCCCGGCGCCGCCACGGACGGCCGGCCCGCGGTCGGCCCGTCGAAGCCGGTCACCGCAGGGGCTCCCCGGCCTCCACCACCCGTACGGCCCGTTGGACGGGCAGGCCGCTGCGCTCGTTCTGCAGGTCCCACAAATCCCGGCTTGAATGGCCTCTGACCGGCGCTTCTCGTGAGTCGGGTGGGAATCGTCCGGTTCGTCCATCGGGAGCATCGAGCCGGTGTTCCCGGTCGGGCCTCCATTCACGATGGAGACCCGACCAGTCCTGACCTGCCGACTTCGTCGGTGTACGGGATCCGCGGGAGTGTCGCGGGAATCCCACCGCCGCCCGCTACGCCCACTCCATCCCGTGTTCGGTGAGTTGTGAGTTCCTGCTGCTACACCGAGGCTTGAACAGCTTCTGATCGGCGTATCTCGTGCGTTCGGTGGGAATCGTCGGGTTCGTCCGGTGGGGCGTCGAGCGGTGTTCCTGGTCGGGCCTTCGTCTACGCGGGAGGCCCGACCGGCCCTGACCTGCCGACGTCGTCGGTGTACGGGAATCACGTGAGTGTCCCGGGAATCCCACCGCCGCCCGCTACGCCCACTCCATCCCGTGTTCGGCGAGCTGCGCGAGCCGGCCCGCGCTCAGCTTTGCCCGCCGGCTCTTCTGGGTGTTCAACCAGGTGCCCAGCGCGAGGTGCGACACGATCACCTGCTCCTCGCCGCCGGGGGCCGGCCTCCACGGTCTCCGCCGGCTCCTTGTGTGGGCGCCGGACGTTGGCGTGGCGCTCCCGCGCACGAGGTCGGCGGGCGGCGGTTCGGGAAGTTCGCGGTGCGAGGCACCCCCACCCGCGGGCGCCGGGACCAGGGTGTTCGCCCGGGCCGGCAGGACGGCCACGGCGAGCGTGGCGGCACGACGCCACCCGGGACGAAGTGATCATGTGTTACGACGGCCTGCCCCCGCCGCCCCGGGCGGCAAGGTCACCCGCGGCGGCGCGCCCCGAGCGCTTCGTTGACCATCACGCACCGGGCGCGACGAGCCTTCCGGGTCACCTGGCTCGAACGAGCCAATGCCGCCGCCGTGCTACTGGGCGACGCCGAGCCCACCTTCGCCCCGGCGACCTGACGGACCCGCCGTCGCCCGCCGGGCTTCTCCACCTTCCTCAACGGAGCCGACAGGGGTGGGGCGCGGGCCCCGCCGCGGCGATCGGGCGGTGCGGACACGGGGACGTGCCCGGTGTTCTGACATGACTTCAGAAATAGTTCTGAGGTACCTGCAACCTCCGGGGGCTCCGCACGTCTATGAGGTTGAGACGGTCGGGAAGTCCGGGTGTCTCATCCGAACCACATCTGCAGGGACCCATGGGGGGAACCATGAACGACCACTTCACCACCACGCGCCGCCTGGGCTCCGCCGCCGCCGCGGTCGCCCTCGGGCTGGGGGCCGGGCTGCTGGCCGCCGCGCCCGCTTCGGCCTCGGCCTCGGGGATGTCCTACGTCCCGCTGTCGGCCGACTCCACCGTGGCGTTCCAGAACGCGGCGACCGGCAAGTGCCTGGGGGCGGCGGACTTCCGTACCGATGACGGCGCGCCGGTGCGTCAGTCGGCCTGGTGCGGTGACACCGCCCAGCAGTGGCGGGTCAGTGACGGCTTCGTCGTCAACGTGTACAGCGGCAAGTGCCTGGAGGTGCCGGGCTGGAGCACCGCCCAGGGGACCGCGGTCGTCCAGTGGACCTGCAACGGCGGTGCCAACCAGCGCTGGGGGAAGGTCAACGTCGACGGCGCCACGATGGCCGTCATCAACTTCAACAGCGGCCTCGTCCTCGATGTCGCCGGCGGCGACCCGAGCGACACGGCTCCGGTGGTCCAGTGGTCCTCGGGGGGTTCGGCGAACCAGCGGTGGACCCTCAACCCGGTCGGCTGATCCGCCCTCGGTCCCCAGTGTGAGTTCCTGCCGCTGCGCCGGGGCTTGAATGGCCCCTGACCGGCGCATCTCGTGAGTCCGGCGGGAATCGTCTGGTTCGTCCGCTGAGGCGCGTCGAGCCGGTGTTCCCGGTCGGGCCTCCGTCTACGAGGGAGGCCCGACCGGCCCTGACCTGCCGACCTCGTCGGTGTACGGGAATCACGTGAGTGTCCCGGGAATCCCACCGCCGCCCGCTACGCCCACTCGACGCCGTGTTCGGCGAGTTGGGCGAGCTGGCCCGGGGTGAGCTTGGCCCGGCGGGCTTTCTGGGTGTTGAGCCAGGTGCCCAGGGCGAAGTGCGACACGACCGCCTGCTCCTCACCGTCGGGGCCGGCCTCCATGGCCTCTACTGGCTCCTTGTGCGGACGGGGGACCCGGGGATGCCGCTCCCGCTCCACGAACTGGGCGATCGCCGCCAGGCCCTGGGCGAACCGGTCGCCGCGGGACACGGTCGGCTTCGCCTCGGCCGCGGCCTTCGCAGCCACCAACTCCTGGTCCTCCTCGATCCCGATCGCCGCCAGCAGGCCCCGCTGATCGGCCTCCAGGCCCGGCCAGCCGGCCCGCTGCGCCCGTACCCAGCGGCCGAGCTGCTCACCCTCGAACACCGTGTCCACCGGCAGCCGCGCCCAGTCGACGCGGCCGTCGGAGTCGAGCCACCACAGCCGGGCGACCGCGTAGGTGCGCTGCCAGGTGACCGGCCACACCGGGCACCAGAACGGGTCGATCTCCTCCAGCGCCCGCCGCCATGTCCAGCCGGTGGCTGCTGACCTGTCCTGCTGGTCCGGTGGCCCCCGCCCGAGGGCCAAGCCGGTACCACCAGTGCTACCGCCGTGTGCCCAGGCAGCCGGTTCGGCGCCTCAGTCCAATAGGGAGAAGTCGAGGCGGATCAAGATGTCCTCAAGATCGATGGCCTCGTCAGCACAGAACCCCCGCAGCTCGTCCCAGTACTCCGACACGTCATCGAGCTGGCCCCCGCGCAGGCTGATCACGGCGGGATCCCCGTCCTCCGGCACCCACAACTCCGCGACGTCGGCCCGCTTCAACTCGTCGCAGACGCTGACCAGCTCGTGCTGCCTGATCTGCAACCGCCGCATGACGAGCTGGAAGTCGGGGGGCTCCTCCAACCCGGCGACCAAGGCCAGGACCTGACGTGCCGGCAGGGTCAGCGTGCCCACAGCCGTCGCGAGGCGGTTGAACGCGCTGATGCTCTGTGCTTCCTCTTCTGGGGTCAGCCCCAGGTTCTCCCAGTCGTGAAAGCGGCGCAGGGTGGTTGCGTAGGCGACCGTGTTGTCCTTGGTGACGTCGCGGTATGCCGCCTCCATCTGCTGCACGCTGTGGCGGTAGGGGGCTTCGTGGCGCTCCTTCATGCCCCGGAGGAACTCCGAAGTGAACTCGCCGCGCGAGGACTTGTCGTCGATGTTCTTGGCGTGGTTCTTGCAGAGCAAGATCAGGTTGTTGTGGGCCCGGAGGTCATCGAGGTCCTTGCCATCCCAGTCCTCGTGCCGAGCGCTTGTAGGCTCGGCGCCGATGATGTGGGCGATCTCGCCGATCCAACCGTTCTCGGCGGTGACGAGCCGTACCTTGCAGTCCTCCCACGCGCACTCGTTGCCGCTGAACACGAGCAGCTGGCGTACGACCTGGTCGTGGGGGTCCCGCCGATTCCGCGCTGTGCCGTCCTTCCTCAACCGACCCGCCATCACATGCCGCCTTCCTTGCCAATCCGCCTCTATGACGGGACATCAGCCTAGAGGGAGAAGCGGACCCCTATGGCGACGGCCCCGTCCCGCCCGCCGCTGCCCTCCCAGCACGGGGAGATGAGCGACGAAGCCGTCATCGCCCGAGTCCTCGACGACCCGCGACTGGCCGCGAAGACCGCGAAGGCGTTGCGCTTGCGGAGGCAGCAAGCAGCGCGGGCCGATCAGCCGCCTGCTCCCTGAACCGCGCCCCCGCCTGCCCGGCCCACCTGCTGCCTGGCTGCCGGTTGCTGCCGGAGGCGGGTGGTGAGGTGGTTGCGGGACCGGCTGTTGGTGACGAAACTCCCGCCTGCCCGTCCCGACTGGAGTGGGCCGCCGTGGCGGCCGGCCGAGGTTGACCTGTTCCGGCAGGTGCCGCACGGCGCGCCGTTGGGCGATCAAGTCCGCGATGGACGTGGACGGGGGCTGCTACCTGCAGTGATGGTGCTCTGGTTTGGGTGGGGGTGGTCCACCCGTCCGGCTGGGTCTGGCCTGCTGACCGGTGCCGGGGTGGACTGCCCCGCCGGGCGTTGCCGCTCGGGTAGTCCACCCCGGCATGCCGGTCGCCTGCCCGGCCCGTCTGGTCGCCTGTCCGGCGCCCTTGCTTGCCGTCCCGGCCGCCCTTGGCTGCCTGGGCTGTCCTGTCCCCCGGATGTCTGTCGTTCGGGGTGCTGGGGGTTTCGTGACGGGCCGCTCTGCTCCGCCCTCGGCTGGGTTCCGGTTCGGGTCCCGGTGTGTGACCTTGTCGGATTTCTGGCGCGGGTAGGGCCTTCTGGTAGACCAATCTGGGCGTGCGGCCGACCCCTGTCAGGCGGTCTGGCGGCACTCCGGGGTATGCCGGGTTCGGCGACGGCGTGTGGTCACCGCCCCGGCCGGCCGGGGTTCGGCGGGCGGTCTGGGGACCGGGGCCGCTGTGGGGTGCTCCGGCGAATTGACGGCGCCTCGGAAATGCCGCCGGTTTTCGGCTCTGGCTTTCCTCTCGTATTCAGCCGGAATTTCGTTGCTCGGGCTGCTTTGGCGGGTGGTTAATTCATGCGGGAGTTCGCCGGGAGTTCGGGGGCGGGGAGCGGTGTGGTTCGGGCGGCGGCCGTGCCCGGCTCGCAGCCATCCCCGGCGCGGGGGCGGCGGAGGTCGCCGTTCGGGGCGCGCGGCCGTTCCGGGTGGCTGGTGGTCCGGCTGCTCCCCGTGCTGCCCCTCTGGGGCCAGAGGGTGAAGCTGGGCGAGCACCCGCGCGAGCGGGGGTCTCCTGTCCGGCGTGCAGACCGGCGTCGCGGGGCTGCTCCGTGCCGCTCGGGCGGAGGTCAGGCGGTCGCCGACTGCGGCTTCGTCAAGCGCGGCCGCGGGATACCGAAGACGAGAATTCCGTGTCGCGCCCCCGTCCTCCCGCCATAGGGTCCAGCCCATGCACTCTGACCAACTCCAGCTCTCATCCCAGCGGTGGATGACGGCCGCACTGACGGCGTTTGCGCAGGGACCGGAGTCGCATGACTTCGCCGTTCACCATGCTGGGATCGCCGCTGAGCACATGCTCAAGGCCTACCTGGCCTCGCTCCACCCGGCGCTGATCGCCGAGCGGGACTTTGACTCGCTTCTCCATGCCACCGGTCATGGCACGCACGCGTCTGTCCCCGCCAGCCGGGCGAAGACCATCGGACTGGTCGACGCTCACGACCGGGTGCACAAGATCCTCCGCACCCAAATGCCGGTCGCCAAGCAGGCGCTCGGACCCGTCGCGAACGCACGCAACGGAGTTGCCCACAGTGGTGTCTATGACGTTGCCGAGGTGCAGTTGGTTTTCACCACATGCCTTCGGCTGATCGACCCGCTGCTTACCGAGCTAAAGATAGATGCGGATCGCTACTGGGGCAGCTACCGGCCGCTGCACGACCGGCTGATCGAGGAGCGCGTCGAAGCCACCCGTATCCGCCTGGAAGGCAGGCTGGCCAGAGCAAGGGCCGCCTTCGAGGAACGCTACGGGCACCTGAATGAGAGGGAGCGAGCACTCGTACTGGCTGCGGTCACGCAGCAGGGCACGACGCTCGCCAATGAGCACAGCGTGCTCAGGACCTGCCCTGCCTGCAGCTCGGATGGCTGGTTGACGGGCGACCTCAACCTCGGCTCCCTCCGCGGTGTGGCCGGGCCCAAGGCCGTCGTCGTCTTCATCTCGCCTTACATCTTCGACTGCTCCGCCTGCGGCCTTGAACTCGTCGACGAAGAGCTTTACGAGCTGGGCGACGACTTCACCGACGAGGTCGTTCTCGACGATCCGCCGGAAGACTTCACCTGGGACCCGATCGAATGGCTCTACCTGGAGGACGTGTGACCGGCTGACCCAAGGCCGAGACGAGCGCCGACCCCTGGCCGGCCGCTCCTGGCTGCCGTCGCCTCCGGCCGCCGTGCCCCGGTCCCGCCGCCGTCCCCGGCGGCCGCGTCTGTTCGGGGTGGTGGTGGCCGGGCTGCTCCCCACCGCCGAGTGCGTTCGGCCTGTCTGCCGCTCCGGCTCCGGCCCCCGGCCGCTGCTCCCGGCCCCCGGGCGGCTGCGCCTGGTCGTCGTGCTGCTCCCGGGGTCCGGGAGCGGGTAGCGCACCTGCGGGCTTTCTCGTGGTGGTGGCTCGGCGCACTGATGGCGGGTGCGACACGGTGTTGCGTCAGGGGTGCGACACGGGGCCGTGTTACGGGTCTGACCAGCTGTTATGTGACCGCTTCCGGGGGCGGGGAGGAGTAGCGGTCCTGCCGTGCCTGGCGGTCGCTGCCGGGCCCCGGCTCCCGGCCCGGCGCCGGTTTGCTGCGCCTGGCCGCCGCTGCCTGGCGGCCGCTGCCGGGGTCGCGTGGCGGGTACGGGGCGACGATTTGTACGGCACGCGCAGGAGCTGCTGGTGGTCCTGGTCCGCGCCGCGGATGGTGAGCTGGTGTTCGACGGCGAGCACATGCTGACCACCTCGACCCGGGCGGTCGACGGGGCGATCAGGGACGTCCTGTATGAGCCGCTGCCGGCCCGGTGCCGCTGCGTCTGGTCGTCGCTTGCGGGTCCGGTGTTGCTGTGTCCGGCTCGTCGGCGGTCGGAGCTGATGGCTGGGTGATTGCGCGGCAATCACCCAGCGGCGGAGGCCTGACGGCCCTCGCCGGGCACCGGCAGCGGCCCTCACGCAGGCCGTCCCGGCCCGCCCGGCCCGCTGTGCCTTGCCGTCCTGGTCGCCGCTCGCCGGTGGTCGGCCCCCCTGCCGGGGCCCGCTGCGGCTGTGCCTGGTGCGGTTGCGTCGGCTGGTCCGCCCCGGCCTTCTGCTGGTGGTGTTCGGTGGCCTGGTGGCGGGTGCAACGTGGTGTTGCGTCGGGGTGTGACGCGGGGCTGTGTTTCGGGTCTGACCAGGGTTTATGTGGCCGTCGGCGGGGGCGGGCGTGTTGCGCCGCTGTGTTGCATCGATCGTGCCGGTCCGCCGGGGCTC of the Kitasatospora sp. NBC_01246 genome contains:
- a CDS encoding helicase associated domain-containing protein codes for the protein MALGRGPPDQQDRSAATGWTWRRALEEIDPFWCPVWPVTWQRTYAVARLWWLDSDGRVDWARLPVDTVFEGEQLGRWVRAQRAGWPGLEADQRGLLAAIGIEEDQELVAAKAAAEAKPTVSRGDRFAQGLAAIAQFVERERHPRVPRPHKEPVEAMEAGPDGEEQAVVSHFALGTWLNTQKARRAKLTPGQLAQLAEHGVEWA